A window of Candidatus Neomarinimicrobiota bacterium contains these coding sequences:
- the fliN gene encoding flagellar motor switch protein FliN, with product MDALFGDSGADTAGGGIVEISQADFGDLGESAAPANGRGRKIDMLLDVKLEVTVELGRKDMLVEEILRLGKGSVIELDKLAGEPVDVLVNGKKLAEGEVVVVEDHFGVRLTHLLETRERIKSLGT from the coding sequence ATGGATGCCCTGTTCGGGGATTCAGGTGCTGACACCGCAGGAGGCGGAATCGTGGAGATCAGCCAGGCCGATTTCGGTGACCTGGGTGAGTCCGCGGCTCCGGCTAATGGCCGTGGTCGCAAGATTGACATGTTGCTGGACGTCAAACTCGAAGTGACGGTGGAGCTGGGACGCAAGGATATGCTAGTGGAGGAGATTCTGCGGCTGGGGAAAGGTTCGGTTATCGAACTCGACAAACTGGCCGGTGAGCCCGTCGATGTGCTGGTGAATGGCAAGAAGCTGGCCGAGGGGGAAGTGGTCGTGGTGGAGGACCACTTTGGCGTGCGCTTGACCCACCTGCTGGAAACAAGGGAGCGCATCAAAAGCTTGGGCACTTAA
- the fliO gene encoding flagellar biosynthetic protein FliO, with protein sequence MTDQQDLAGRAWKVVIYLGVILATILLVARGIKRYGGGRFAGATSSEISVLGRHYISPKQSLAMVKVRQKELLLGITDQSIHLIYDFTPEEEDRNGTEFAESSAEV encoded by the coding sequence ATGACCGATCAGCAAGATTTGGCTGGCAGAGCCTGGAAGGTCGTGATCTACCTCGGCGTGATTCTGGCAACCATTCTGCTCGTTGCAAGGGGGATCAAGCGCTATGGAGGAGGACGATTTGCCGGCGCCACATCGTCAGAGATAAGCGTTCTGGGACGACACTATATCAGTCCCAAGCAGTCCCTCGCCATGGTTAAGGTACGGCAGAAGGAGCTCCTGCTGGGCATTACCGACCAGTCCATACATCTAATTTATGACTTCACACCCGAAGAGGAGGACAGGAATGGCACGGAGTTTGCCGAATCTTCAGCGGAAGTCTAA